One part of the Actinotignum schaalii genome encodes these proteins:
- the clpB gene encoding ATP-dependent chaperone ClpB, with translation MDKLTTKSQEALAQAIRTATDAGNPQVEPVHLLSGLLAQEGGIALALLEAVGANRVEIAERVSGALASLPRSAGDSVQNPGASRPLSRVISEAGKEATSLGDAYISTEHLLMAIAASQSQAGEILRNAGASHEALRATLPRVRTSKVDSADPEGTFQALEKYGQDLTAMAREGKMDPVIGRDSEIRRVVQVLSRRTKNNPVLIGEPGVGKTAVVEGLAQRMVNGDVPESLRGKRLIQLDVAAMVAGAKYRGEFEERFKAVLNEIREAAGEIVTFIDEIHTIVGAGGGSEGAMDAGNMLKPMLARGELRLIGATTLDEYRENIEKDPALERRFQQIFVGEPSVEDTITILRGIAPKYEAHHKVTITDGALVAAAQLSNRYITGRQLPDKAIDLIDEAASRLRMELDSSPEEIDVLQRQVDRLTMEESYLSETQDDDAATADRLETIRAELADRKEELAALTARWENEKAGRNRVGDLRVKLDELRTEFELAVREGRYEDAGRLQNGDIPDVERQIAAAEAAEADGQARDHEPMIAERVDSEEVAEVVAAWTGVPVGKLMQGETEKLLHMEEEIGHRLIGQQDAVRAVSDAVRRSRAGVQDPNRPDGSFLFLGPTGVGKTELAKSLADFMFDDERAMVRIDMSEYAEKHSVSRLVGAPPGYVGYEEGGQLTEAVRRRPYSVILLDEVEKAHPDVFDILLQVLDDGRLTDGQGRTVDFRNTLLILTSNLGSQALADPTMDAAAQYDTVMAAVRAHFKPEFLNRLDDVIVFHPLSMEEIGKIVDLQITQLEQRLGERRMHLDVSPAARDYLTMDGYDPAYGARPLRRLIQREIGDQLARMILAGDAHDGDTIRVDTRENATASGGPSGRSYALRLSTES, from the coding sequence ATGGATAAACTAACAACGAAGTCGCAGGAAGCTTTGGCGCAGGCCATTCGCACGGCGACGGATGCGGGCAATCCCCAGGTAGAGCCGGTGCATCTTCTCAGCGGGCTGCTCGCCCAGGAAGGTGGAATTGCCCTTGCCTTGCTCGAAGCGGTGGGCGCTAATCGCGTGGAGATCGCGGAGCGAGTATCCGGGGCGCTGGCTTCGCTGCCGCGCTCGGCGGGGGATTCGGTGCAAAATCCCGGGGCGTCGCGCCCGCTCTCGCGGGTGATTTCGGAGGCCGGCAAGGAAGCAACCAGCTTGGGGGATGCCTATATTTCTACCGAACATCTGCTCATGGCGATTGCGGCTTCGCAGTCCCAGGCGGGGGAGATCCTCCGGAACGCGGGTGCCTCGCATGAGGCGCTGCGGGCTACCCTGCCGCGCGTGCGCACCTCGAAGGTAGATAGTGCGGATCCGGAAGGCACGTTCCAGGCCCTGGAGAAATACGGTCAGGATCTCACCGCGATGGCTCGGGAAGGGAAAATGGATCCGGTGATCGGCCGCGATAGCGAAATTCGCCGCGTGGTCCAGGTCCTTTCTCGGCGTACCAAGAATAATCCGGTGCTCATCGGGGAACCGGGTGTTGGGAAAACTGCCGTTGTGGAGGGGCTGGCGCAGCGCATGGTTAATGGCGATGTGCCGGAATCTTTGCGCGGTAAGCGGCTCATCCAATTGGATGTGGCTGCAATGGTGGCCGGTGCGAAATACCGCGGTGAATTCGAGGAACGCTTCAAGGCTGTCCTGAATGAAATCAGAGAGGCAGCGGGTGAAATCGTTACCTTTATAGATGAGATCCATACCATCGTGGGGGCCGGTGGCGGTTCCGAAGGTGCCATGGATGCCGGAAATATGCTCAAGCCGATGCTCGCGCGCGGGGAATTGCGGCTCATTGGTGCTACCACCCTGGATGAGTACCGCGAAAATATTGAGAAGGACCCGGCTTTGGAGCGCCGTTTCCAGCAGATTTTCGTGGGGGAACCCTCGGTGGAAGATACCATCACAATTTTGCGTGGTATCGCCCCGAAATACGAAGCGCACCATAAAGTAACAATTACGGATGGCGCTCTTGTTGCCGCGGCGCAGCTCTCGAATCGGTATATTACCGGCCGTCAGCTTCCCGATAAGGCCATTGATCTTATTGACGAAGCGGCCTCGCGCCTGCGCATGGAATTGGATTCTTCCCCGGAGGAAATCGATGTTTTGCAGCGCCAGGTGGATCGCCTCACCATGGAGGAGTCCTATCTTTCTGAAACGCAGGACGACGACGCAGCTACCGCCGACCGCCTAGAAACCATCCGTGCGGAATTGGCGGATCGCAAAGAAGAATTAGCTGCCCTGACCGCTCGGTGGGAAAATGAGAAGGCCGGGCGCAACCGAGTGGGTGATTTGCGGGTCAAGCTTGATGAGCTGCGCACCGAGTTTGAGTTAGCGGTCCGCGAGGGCCGGTATGAGGATGCCGGGCGGCTCCAAAACGGTGATATTCCGGATGTGGAACGCCAGATCGCGGCGGCGGAAGCGGCCGAAGCGGATGGCCAGGCTCGCGATCATGAACCGATGATTGCCGAGCGGGTGGATTCTGAGGAAGTTGCCGAAGTGGTGGCGGCCTGGACGGGCGTGCCGGTGGGTAAGCTCATGCAGGGCGAAACGGAGAAACTCCTCCATATGGAGGAGGAAATCGGGCATCGCCTTATTGGCCAGCAGGATGCGGTGCGGGCGGTTTCTGATGCGGTGCGCCGTTCGCGTGCCGGGGTGCAGGATCCGAACCGGCCCGATGGTTCCTTCCTCTTCCTCGGGCCTACGGGTGTGGGGAAAACGGAATTGGCGAAGTCGCTGGCGGACTTTATGTTCGACGACGAGCGCGCCATGGTGCGTATCGATATGTCGGAGTACGCCGAAAAGCACTCGGTTTCGCGGTTGGTCGGGGCACCTCCGGGATACGTGGGTTATGAGGAAGGTGGCCAGCTCACCGAAGCGGTGCGGCGGCGGCCTTACTCGGTGATTCTGCTTGATGAAGTGGAAAAGGCCCACCCGGATGTGTTCGATATTCTGCTCCAGGTTTTGGACGACGGGCGCCTCACGGACGGCCAGGGCCGCACCGTGGACTTCCGCAATACCCTCCTCATTCTGACCTCGAATTTGGGTTCTCAGGCTTTGGCTGATCCCACGATGGATGCGGCGGCCCAATATGACACGGTCATGGCTGCGGTGCGGGCGCACTTCAAGCCGGAGTTCCTCAACCGCTTGGATGACGTGATTGTTTTCCATCCGCTGAGCATGGAGGAAATCGGCAAGATCGTGGATCTGCAAATCACGCAGTTGGAGCAGCGGCTGGGTGAGCGGCGTATGCACCTGGATGTGAGCCCGGCGGCGCGCGATTACCTGACGATGGACGGATACGATCCGGCCTACGGGGCTCGCCCGCTACGCCGGCTCATCCAGCGGGAGATCGGTGACCAGCTGGCCCGCATGATCCTCGCAGGTGACGCCCATGACGGGGATACTATCCGGGTGGATACCCGGGAAAATGCCACGGCCAGTGGTGGGCCTTCGGGCCGTAGCTATGCCCTGCGGCTCAGCACTGAATCCTAA
- a CDS encoding FMN-binding negative transcriptional regulator, translating into MYVASRFALEPERAVELAAQIGVGELITAGPRGLDATLLPFNIKYDDAGSLHLHSHMARINPQAGDSGPCLMVVTGPNTYISPSDMPPGPADAPLARVPTWNYLTVHLRGELTIHEDPAWLIPTLRELVDAHEIAHHGGTWRPDTHARPDQLRRMLRAIVGVDIKVTEIIGKAKLSQNLSTEEIAATAASLRRRREKNAATHIAELMENLAIPTAAAREEAVERAKHGPWAARAGTESEESPAESD; encoded by the coding sequence ATGTACGTGGCGAGTCGTTTTGCGTTGGAACCGGAACGCGCGGTGGAACTAGCTGCCCAAATCGGGGTGGGAGAATTAATAACGGCCGGCCCGCGTGGCCTGGACGCCACACTCCTCCCTTTTAATATTAAATACGACGACGCCGGCAGCCTCCACCTCCACAGCCATATGGCACGTATTAATCCCCAAGCGGGCGATAGCGGGCCCTGCCTCATGGTGGTCACCGGGCCAAATACCTATATATCACCCTCCGATATGCCACCCGGCCCGGCAGATGCGCCGCTGGCCCGGGTTCCCACCTGGAATTACCTCACCGTGCACCTGCGCGGTGAGCTCACTATCCACGAGGATCCCGCCTGGCTCATCCCCACCCTGCGAGAATTAGTCGACGCCCACGAAATTGCCCACCACGGAGGTACCTGGCGCCCCGATACCCACGCGCGGCCCGACCAGCTGCGCCGCATGCTGCGCGCCATCGTGGGCGTGGATATTAAAGTCACGGAGATTATTGGCAAGGCCAAGCTGTCCCAGAACTTATCCACGGAGGAGATTGCCGCCACCGCCGCCAGCTTGCGGCGTCGTCGTGAAAAAAATGCCGCCACGCACATAGCCGAGCTGATGGAAAACCTGGCCATCCCCACCGCCGCGGCGCGCGAAGAAGCCGTGGAACGGGCGAAACACGGGCCCTGGGCCGCCCGCGCCGGCACGGAAAGCGAAGAGAGCCCCGCGGAAAGCGATTAG
- a CDS encoding Fic family protein, with protein MMSRYSLGSPQYHGYDDAATGQPASWADDIGTFLLPAPAAPAIAPRTPEKAVERFAFLTSGHVWSMATLEGKTMTLPEVVTLIEERPLPGHKRSDEDVAAMVSAHELVTNLVRAGLFRMDEDTQNRIHRTLTYHSLIDSGVFRGEGAVRGEHGNMDVAGTHYQAPQDPAALHAIFTASLARLDESDPLRSAVQFFATSTLAQYYFDGNKRTARLMASGYLMAHGYDAIAIPAAYFEEYQDALRELFLNRDSAPIAELIYRGARELG; from the coding sequence ATGATGTCGCGGTATAGTCTCGGTTCGCCGCAGTATCACGGGTACGACGACGCCGCCACCGGGCAGCCGGCCTCGTGGGCCGACGATATTGGCACTTTTCTGTTGCCCGCGCCTGCCGCGCCTGCGATTGCGCCTCGCACACCGGAAAAAGCGGTCGAGCGCTTCGCCTTTCTTACCTCGGGGCATGTGTGGTCCATGGCCACGCTGGAAGGTAAAACTATGACCCTCCCTGAGGTTGTGACCCTGATCGAAGAACGCCCACTGCCCGGCCACAAGCGCAGCGATGAGGATGTGGCGGCGATGGTTTCCGCCCATGAGTTGGTCACAAATCTGGTCCGGGCAGGTTTATTTCGGATGGATGAGGACACCCAGAACCGCATCCATCGCACCCTCACCTACCACTCGCTTATTGATTCCGGTGTATTTCGGGGAGAAGGCGCGGTCCGCGGGGAGCACGGGAATATGGACGTGGCGGGTACGCACTATCAAGCGCCCCAGGATCCGGCTGCGTTGCACGCGATATTCACGGCTTCGCTGGCGCGTTTGGATGAGAGCGATCCGTTGCGAAGCGCGGTGCAATTTTTCGCTACCTCCACGCTGGCGCAGTATTACTTTGACGGGAATAAGCGCACCGCGCGGCTCATGGCTTCCGGGTATCTCATGGCTCACGGATACGATGCCATAGCTATTCCTGCCGCGTATTTCGAGGAGTATCAGGATGCGCTGCGCGAGCTTTTCTTGAATCGGGATAGTGCTCCGATTGCGGAGTTGATCTATCGCGGCGCCCGAGAATTAGGCTAG
- a CDS encoding ABC transporter ATP-binding protein, protein MDAPGIATRELRFRYRKGAEELFDGLTHVFAPAAITAVTGASGRGKSTLLYLLGLTLTPSSGQVLIDGAAASELTDRERSRLRARRIGFVFQDSELDPTRPVLDSVMEPGLYAGHSLTDTRTRARELLAGLGLEHRADHRPGQISGGQAQRVAVCRALVNSPTFILADEPTGNLDPDNANLVLGALRQAAESGCSVIIATHDPTVVNAADEVVRL, encoded by the coding sequence ATGGACGCGCCCGGCATCGCCACCCGTGAGCTGCGCTTCCGCTACCGGAAAGGCGCCGAAGAACTCTTCGACGGCCTCACCCATGTTTTCGCCCCCGCCGCCATTACCGCGGTGACCGGGGCTTCGGGGCGCGGCAAATCCACCCTGCTCTACCTCCTCGGGCTCACCCTCACGCCCAGCTCCGGGCAGGTTCTTATCGACGGCGCCGCAGCCAGCGAGCTCACCGACCGGGAACGCTCGCGCCTGCGCGCCCGCCGCATCGGCTTCGTTTTCCAAGATTCCGAACTTGACCCCACCCGGCCCGTCCTCGATTCCGTGATGGAACCCGGGCTTTACGCGGGCCATTCGCTGACTGACACCCGCACCCGCGCCCGCGAACTCCTGGCCGGCCTGGGCCTGGAGCACCGCGCCGACCATCGGCCCGGGCAAATCTCCGGTGGGCAGGCCCAGCGCGTCGCGGTCTGCCGCGCCCTCGTCAATTCCCCCACCTTTATCCTGGCCGACGAACCAACCGGAAACCTCGACCCGGATAATGCCAACCTCGTGCTCGGCGCCTTGCGCCAGGCCGCGGAATCCGGATGCAGTGTCATTATTGCCACCCACGATCCCACGGTGGTCAATGCGGCAGATGAGGTGGTGCGGCTATGA
- a CDS encoding FtsX-like permease family protein, which translates to MKFAVLLREGAKNARGALVTTILVALVLGVMCAASLVTVGRQAATEAELHRQLTGPQARQLTLVDQQNAGLLPEAFLETLHGTSGVAGVVGYRSTVDVVNGPLGPASQLFALVETGGDISKIITLTAGRYPGPGEAIVPESMLPQLRLAFPSGYVESRGGRQWAVVGSFTPSGGFEDLDNYLLAGGGSGAYVRVTALANDAENIAAVTDVALAAIGDFDPAKLIIRSSVSQAKQGVAVTGQVAGMGRALLILILGVGALFIAAVVLADVLIRRRDLGRRRTLGITRGGLVALVIARIAYPAVGGTALGIAAAWSYCRLSGNPVALDFSVAVGVLAVLVALLACIPPAIFAAYRDPVEVMRTP; encoded by the coding sequence ATGAAATTCGCTGTTCTGCTACGCGAAGGCGCGAAAAATGCGCGCGGGGCCCTGGTCACCACCATCCTGGTGGCCCTGGTGCTCGGGGTGATGTGCGCGGCGTCCTTAGTGACGGTGGGCCGCCAGGCCGCCACCGAAGCCGAGCTGCACCGCCAGCTCACCGGCCCGCAAGCCCGCCAGCTCACCCTCGTCGATCAACAAAACGCCGGGTTGCTCCCCGAAGCTTTCCTGGAAACCCTGCACGGCACCTCCGGGGTGGCCGGGGTAGTGGGATACCGGAGCACGGTGGACGTGGTCAATGGCCCGCTCGGCCCGGCTTCCCAGCTGTTCGCCCTGGTGGAAACCGGCGGCGACATCTCCAAAATAATTACATTAACAGCCGGGCGTTATCCCGGCCCGGGAGAAGCCATCGTGCCCGAATCCATGCTGCCGCAGCTGCGCCTGGCCTTCCCCAGCGGGTACGTGGAATCGCGTGGCGGGCGGCAGTGGGCCGTGGTCGGCTCCTTCACCCCCAGCGGTGGATTCGAGGACCTCGATAATTACCTCCTGGCCGGGGGTGGCTCGGGCGCCTACGTGCGGGTGACCGCGCTGGCCAACGACGCCGAAAATATTGCCGCGGTGACCGATGTTGCCCTCGCGGCCATCGGGGATTTCGACCCCGCCAAACTCATTATCCGCAGCTCCGTCAGCCAGGCGAAACAGGGCGTGGCCGTGACCGGGCAGGTTGCGGGCATGGGCCGTGCCCTCCTCATCCTCATTCTCGGGGTGGGGGCGCTCTTTATCGCCGCGGTGGTGCTGGCCGACGTGCTTATCCGCCGCCGCGACCTGGGCCGGCGCCGCACCCTCGGCATTACCCGCGGCGGACTCGTGGCCTTGGTGATCGCCCGCATCGCCTACCCGGCCGTGGGTGGTACCGCGCTGGGAATTGCCGCGGCCTGGAGTTATTGTCGGCTGAGCGGTAATCCGGTCGCCCTCGATTTCTCGGTGGCGGTGGGGGTGCTCGCGGTGCTCGTGGCGCTGCTCGCCTGCATTCCCCCGGCGATTTTCGCGGCCTACCGCGACCCGGTGGAGGTCATGCGCACGCCGTAG
- a CDS encoding amidase, whose amino-acid sequence MAFLEENVDPLDLSAVQLARRMRTGRLDPVAHTERVLERARSRGAAVGAFTHIAEEFSLRQARAAAAQLKEGKGGPLTGVPFPIKDLDDVAGLPTEYGSQAMRGNIATTTTGGVAQSILDAGTVTIGKTTTPEFGFVGYTEPAGLKPARTPWDLARSAGGSSGGAAAAVAAGVVPIAHGNDGGGSVRIPAAHCGVLGIKPSRGLVSPGPGSSFFSDSGLATAGVLARTARDLAAGLDIIARRRPGDWSPYPGAGDYLATLDAEFGCGPQSRSRALALADLRVGVLTEPLNVDTEIHPACLDAVARAAEDFRAMGARVEQIARPFGPEAWQSFMPIWQAGAAAIPLPPEREELLTPMSRWLRARGREATAPQLMAGLQGMYAIARRMGEAFADYDVIVSPALGTPPADPAWVCCPDDPAEDFRRQCIVSPWTSSWNMFGPAAVAIPIHRADVDGTELPFGVHVGATRFGEEQLLLSIVAALETLDPWPLIRQPRQ is encoded by the coding sequence ATGGCATTTCTTGAGGAGAACGTCGACCCCCTGGATCTTTCTGCCGTGCAGCTGGCGCGACGCATGCGCACCGGCCGCCTGGACCCCGTCGCGCATACCGAACGGGTGCTGGAACGGGCCCGCAGCCGTGGCGCCGCGGTGGGCGCCTTCACGCATATCGCGGAAGAATTCTCGCTGCGGCAGGCCCGCGCCGCCGCCGCGCAACTGAAAGAGGGGAAGGGCGGGCCGCTCACCGGGGTGCCTTTCCCCATCAAAGACCTCGACGACGTGGCCGGCCTGCCCACCGAATACGGCTCGCAGGCCATGCGCGGAAATATCGCCACCACCACCACCGGCGGGGTCGCCCAGTCCATCCTGGACGCCGGCACCGTGACCATCGGAAAAACCACCACCCCGGAATTCGGATTCGTCGGCTACACCGAACCGGCCGGCCTCAAACCGGCGCGCACCCCCTGGGACCTGGCCCGCAGCGCCGGCGGATCCTCCGGGGGAGCGGCCGCGGCGGTTGCGGCCGGCGTGGTCCCCATCGCGCACGGGAACGACGGCGGCGGCTCGGTCCGCATTCCCGCCGCGCACTGCGGGGTACTCGGCATCAAACCCAGCCGCGGGCTGGTCTCGCCCGGACCTGGATCTTCCTTCTTCTCCGATAGCGGGCTGGCCACTGCCGGGGTGCTGGCCCGGACCGCCCGCGATTTGGCGGCCGGGCTCGATATTATTGCGCGGCGCCGGCCCGGGGATTGGAGCCCCTACCCGGGAGCGGGGGACTACCTGGCCACCCTGGATGCGGAATTCGGCTGCGGGCCGCAATCGCGCAGCCGTGCCCTGGCCCTGGCCGACCTGCGGGTAGGAGTGCTCACCGAACCGCTCAATGTTGATACTGAGATCCACCCCGCCTGCCTGGACGCGGTGGCGCGGGCCGCGGAAGATTTCCGTGCTATGGGTGCGCGGGTGGAGCAGATCGCGCGGCCCTTCGGGCCGGAAGCCTGGCAATCCTTTATGCCGATCTGGCAGGCGGGCGCGGCCGCCATCCCGCTCCCGCCCGAACGCGAGGAACTCCTCACCCCGATGAGCCGGTGGCTGCGCGCTCGCGGGCGGGAAGCCACCGCACCGCAGCTCATGGCCGGCTTGCAGGGAATGTACGCCATTGCCCGGCGCATGGGGGAGGCTTTTGCGGATTATGACGTGATTGTGAGCCCGGCGCTCGGCACCCCGCCGGCCGATCCGGCTTGGGTGTGCTGCCCGGATGATCCGGCCGAAGATTTCCGGCGCCAGTGCATTGTGAGCCCATGGACCAGCTCTTGGAATATGTTTGGGCCGGCCGCGGTAGCCATCCCGATCCACCGTGCTGACGTAGATGGCACGGAGCTGCCTTTCGGGGTGCACGTGGGCGCCACCCGCTTCGGGGAAGAACAGTTGCTGCTCTCCATTGTGGCGGCCCTGGAAACCCTGGATCCCTGGCCGCTGATCCGGCAGCCGCGCCAGTAA
- a CDS encoding Fpg/Nei family DNA glycosylase codes for MPEGHAIHRHGRILTALFGGDTVAASSPQGRFAQGAALLDGLRAGRAHAWGKHLFWPFLSASEQAAAGGIPAVELGDPQATWLHIHLGLYGKWAFAGPGVAGLHGAGIRVSPTEDSGMRKTIDGGQDGTTRLVEAPTGGRDGLPEDNIQVLGELATTPTTRLRLAGPEAVAQLTGPARCEILSGEEVLGVIARLGPDPIRNEEGDRQRFVAGARRRKIPAGQVVMDQAVVAGPGNIYRADCLWRTGISPLRPANKVSESRYRELWDDLVLCMGRDVDSGIIVTIPPEFQPDPIPEGDPELSRFAVYHRTGRPCVRCGAIIREELMAGRRLFWCPGCQR; via the coding sequence GTGCCGGAAGGTCACGCTATTCATCGTCACGGACGTATTCTCACGGCGCTTTTTGGTGGGGACACCGTGGCCGCCAGTTCCCCGCAGGGGCGTTTCGCCCAGGGCGCGGCCCTGCTGGACGGATTGCGCGCCGGGCGGGCCCACGCCTGGGGCAAGCATCTTTTCTGGCCTTTTCTTTCCGCTTCCGAACAAGCCGCGGCGGGTGGCATTCCTGCCGTCGAGCTGGGCGACCCGCAGGCCACCTGGCTCCATATTCATCTGGGACTTTACGGAAAATGGGCTTTTGCGGGGCCGGGGGTGGCCGGTTTGCACGGTGCCGGGATTCGGGTGAGCCCCACCGAAGATTCGGGGATGCGCAAAACCATTGACGGCGGGCAGGATGGCACCACGCGCCTGGTCGAGGCGCCCACGGGTGGTCGCGATGGTCTACCGGAAGACAATATTCAGGTCCTGGGAGAATTGGCGACGACGCCGACAACTCGCTTGCGCCTCGCCGGGCCAGAGGCGGTTGCCCAGCTCACCGGCCCTGCCCGCTGTGAGATTCTCAGCGGGGAGGAAGTCCTCGGGGTGATTGCGCGGCTCGGCCCCGATCCTATTCGCAATGAGGAGGGCGACCGGCAGCGATTCGTGGCCGGGGCACGCCGCCGGAAAATCCCGGCCGGCCAGGTAGTGATGGATCAGGCTGTTGTGGCGGGCCCGGGCAATATTTATCGGGCTGATTGTTTGTGGCGCACTGGGATTTCCCCGCTGCGGCCGGCCAATAAAGTTTCCGAATCCCGGTACCGTGAGCTGTGGGATGACCTGGTGCTGTGCATGGGCCGCGATGTGGATTCCGGGATTATTGTGACGATCCCGCCCGAATTCCAGCCCGATCCGATTCCCGAAGGCGATCCGGAGCTCTCACGTTTCGCGGTGTATCACCGCACCGGCCGCCCGTGCGTGCGCTGCGGCGCAATTATCCGGGAGGAACTCATGGCGGGGCGGCGCCTATTCTGGTGCCCGGGCTGCCAACGTTAG
- a CDS encoding peptidoglycan-binding domain-containing protein, with translation MNKKITQILAGVITLLLVAALAFWAGRTTLKPPERITQTGAETMTVTVTEQNIGRTLTLSTTVERAAQPVAVNQLNGTITSVAADGEFHAGDTLYTVGNTEVIAAEGSTPFWRPLAEGTEGEDVSQYQRLLATLGYSRTVADGKFGPATTAATKAWQKARGQEQSGVVGLGELVAVPQLPAALTLDRSIAWPGAALNGSENIINSVSGTPSFYMEITREQQAMIQPGMGIRVKLGEQPLIGITGEPEETEGGQVKVPVTAEDGGLLCGTRCGELPASQKAYLLTDIEIVPAVTGPTVPVSALSTMPDGTVSVRVVGEAAPRTVTVQTVAGGLAVVEGVRAGESVYALADAKKAGAPGGAGADTGSREGTETDATPSLESTK, from the coding sequence ATGAACAAGAAAATAACTCAGATCCTCGCAGGTGTGATAACACTCCTCCTCGTGGCGGCACTGGCATTCTGGGCGGGCCGCACCACCCTGAAACCCCCGGAGCGGATCACCCAAACGGGAGCGGAGACAATGACCGTCACCGTAACCGAGCAAAATATTGGCCGCACCCTCACACTCTCCACCACGGTAGAACGCGCGGCACAACCGGTTGCCGTGAACCAGCTCAACGGCACCATCACCTCCGTTGCCGCGGACGGAGAATTCCACGCCGGCGACACCCTCTACACCGTCGGAAATACCGAGGTGATCGCGGCAGAAGGTTCCACACCCTTCTGGCGGCCCCTCGCCGAAGGAACCGAAGGTGAGGACGTCTCCCAATACCAGCGGCTCCTCGCCACCCTCGGTTATTCACGAACCGTGGCAGATGGGAAATTTGGCCCGGCCACCACCGCGGCAACGAAAGCGTGGCAAAAAGCGCGCGGGCAGGAACAGAGCGGCGTCGTCGGCCTGGGAGAACTTGTGGCAGTGCCGCAACTACCAGCTGCGCTCACCCTGGACCGCAGTATTGCATGGCCCGGTGCGGCGCTGAACGGAAGTGAAAATATTATTAACTCGGTGTCCGGAACGCCCAGTTTTTATATGGAAATCACGCGCGAACAGCAGGCTATGATTCAGCCGGGAATGGGTATTCGCGTGAAGCTGGGTGAACAGCCCCTCATCGGAATTACCGGTGAGCCGGAGGAAACAGAAGGGGGCCAGGTCAAGGTCCCTGTTACCGCGGAAGACGGCGGGCTGCTGTGCGGCACTCGGTGCGGGGAATTACCGGCCAGCCAAAAAGCCTATCTACTTACCGATATTGAGATCGTGCCCGCGGTGACCGGGCCTACCGTGCCGGTCTCCGCGCTGTCTACGATGCCGGATGGGACCGTGAGCGTGAGGGTCGTGGGGGAGGCCGCGCCCCGCACTGTCACGGTTCAGACCGTGGCCGGCGGCCTGGCGGTAGTTGAGGGCGTGCGGGCCGGGGAAAGCGTATATGCGCTGGCCGACGCGAAGAAGGCCGGCGCCCCCGGTGGGGCCGGCGCTGATACCGGATCCCGCGAAGGCACAGAAACCGACGCCACCCCGAGCCTGGAAAGCACGAAGTAA